A single genomic interval of Acipenser ruthenus chromosome 28, fAciRut3.2 maternal haplotype, whole genome shotgun sequence harbors:
- the LOC117434817 gene encoding putative nuclease HARBI1: MAIPIAVLDCDLLLYGRGHRTLDRFDIDTVSDEFLLTTFGFPREFICYLVEMLGETLSRPTQRSRAISPEVQILAALGFYTSGSFQTRMGDAIGISQASMSRCVTNVTKALAEKAAEFIGFSRDEATQQQAREEFYRVAGIPSVLGVVDCVHIAIKAPNAEDLSYVNRKGFHSINCQLVCDPRGLLLSAETHWPGGLLDTAVFQQSSLKRLFEEQDSHDGWLLGDSKYLLKKWLMTPLQYPETPAEYRYNMAHTATHEIIDRTVRAMQTRFRCLDGSKGYLQYSPEKCSHIILACCVLHNVSLQTGLDAWTFERTENPEQSEEGCEPMESMDSEAFRIRQELIRNHFS, encoded by the exons atggCCATTCCTATAGCGGTACTGGACTGCGACCTCCTTCTGTACGGTCGTGGTCACCGGACGCTGGACAGGTTCGACATAGACACGGTATCGGATGAGTTTTTATTAACTACCTTCGGCTTTCCTCGGGAATTCATCTGCTATTTAGTGGAAATGCTGGGCGAGACTCTATCGCGCCCCACGCAGAGATCGAGAGCGATTAGCCCAGAAGTACAAATCCTCGCCGCTTTGGGCTTTTACACCTCCGGGTCCTTCCAGACGCGGATGGGGGACGCCATTGGCATCAGCCAGGCTTCCATGAGCCGCTGTGTCACCAACGTGACCAAAGCGCTGGCAGAAAAAGCAGCAGAGTTCATTGGGTTTTCCAGAGACGAGGCGACCCAGCAGCAGGCCAGGGAAGAGTTCTACAGAGTCGCAGGAATCCCCAGCGTTCTGGGGGTGGTGGACTGTGTCCACATCGCCATCAAGGCGCCCAATGCTGAAGACCTGTCTTACGTGAACAGGAAGGGCTTCCACTCCATCAACTGCCAGCTGGTTTGTGACCCCAGAGGGTTGCTGCTGAGCGCTGAGACTCACTGGCCAGGGGGACTGCTGGACACTGCAGTATTTCAGCAGTCATCTCTGAAGAGGCTGTTCGAGGAGCAGGACAGCCATGATGGCTGGTTGCTAG gaGATAGCAAGTACCTTCTCAAGAAATGGCTGATGACACCTCTTCAGTACCCAGAAACCCCTGCAGAATACCGTTACAATATGGCCCACACCGCCACGCACGAGATCATCGACCGGACCGTCAGGGCGATGCAGACCCGCTTCCGCTGCCTGGACGGGTCCAAGGGCTATCTGCAGTACTCCCCAGAGAAGTGCTCCCACATCATCCTGGCTTGCTGTGTGCTCCACAATGTATCCCTGCAGACGGGTCTGGATGCCTGGACTTTCGAACGGACAGAAAACCCCGAGCAGTCGGAGGAGGGGTGTGAGCCGATGGAATCCATGGACTCGGAGGCATTCCGGATCCGGCAGGAACTGATACGCAACCATTTCAGTTAA
- the zgc:110699 gene encoding ras-related and estrogen-regulated growth inhibitor, with protein sequence MTESSQARRLSRAKLVVLGRDNCGKTALCVRFITKRFIGEYDHKKEVTYKCRKVVDKEAIDLEILDTANKQCVGPAASSLESSIKWGDGFLIMYSVTDRSSFESVSRLKRLIDHVKQTLGIPTVIVANKCDMENGRVVRMEEGQSLANDLRCGFYEISVAESFPAVEGAVCELIREVRLEFHKHLIAMEKRSRLLQMRHALKNRLTRSKTVQW encoded by the exons ATGACTGAGAGCAGCCAGGCGAGGAGGCTGAGTCGAGCCAAACTGGTGGTGCTGGGGCGGGATAACTGTGGCAAAACTG ctctgtgtgTCAGATTCATCACCAAGCGCTTTATTGGAGAATATGACCATAAAAAAG AGGTAACATACAAGTGTAGAAAAGTAGTGGATAAAGAAGCAATTGACCTTGAGATCCTGGACACCGCAAATAAACAG TGTGTAGGACCAGCAGCCAGCTCCCTGGAGAGCTCCATCAAGTGGGGGGATGGCTTTCTCATCATGTACTCCGTGACAGACCGCAGCAGCTTTGAGTCTGTGTCACGCCTCAAGAGACTCATAGACCACGTCAAGCAGACCCTAG GTATACCCACGGTTATTGTGGCTAACAAGTGCGATATGGAGAATGGGCGTGTTGTCAGGATGGAGGAGGGGCAATCTCTGGCCAATGATCTAAG GTGTGGCTTCTACGAGATCTCTGTGGCCGAGAGTTTCCCGGCTGTTGAAGGCGCTGTCTGCGAGCTGATCAGAGAGGTCAGACTGGAGTTCCACAAACACCTGATCGCCATGGAGAAGCGATCCCGCCTCCTCCAGATGAGACATGCCCTGAAGAACAGACTCACCCGCAGCAAGACCGTGCAGTGGTGA